A DNA window from Dunckerocampus dactyliophorus isolate RoL2022-P2 chromosome 17, RoL_Ddac_1.1, whole genome shotgun sequence contains the following coding sequences:
- the nup214 gene encoding nuclear pore complex protein Nup214 — protein sequence MSDDTDSPPEREMKDFQFRQMKKAKVFESSGEMPRERSSLLTISNKFGLTFVGMGRTFKVYRTQDILAVDKHEGNSNTIVDGIAALAEVTVAMALHHLALSCDELTLSVCGISTDATLSITFYDVRTFVNKARPQKLAFALWQPSVPPATLVQDLKWNPAQASMLAACLSDGSMSILNVTNSVSMQAELPASSCVTCICWSPKGKQVAVGKMNGTVSQYTPALEEKKVIPCPHFYTSDDPVKVLDLLWLRTFSFAVVYAAADGSPETPPELVLITIPKKDEKVETKYLNFSDTVYGCCTERQHHYFLSHIEEWNLVLAASAASIEVSVIARQDEKIWELWMLEDASRAELPVSETSEDTLPLGLAIDYTSHQQIRISDDKTLPPAPAMLMLSTEGLLCPFALLNHNVGVKQLISPCIALTAEGERLPKPGALAAQPPKTTPPLPSAPAAFSNLAATSSAPSFSIISTAAASSSSGFSFSVPPTNSNSTPPAFSLGSTAPFGASGFSFAAKPPSDIPSVPSAFSFSTPSNKVVTPTPQSVATPSLPTVKLNLNDRFSVVESAAASTPSFSFTTSPPKSAVASGGSSHIAPALATATAAITAKTAAVSTPVRPVQNSAPTAAVQKPAPAPQGRFQTPQAAAGMKAVEKQPQPKKESDPIMMGILEEISHFQKELDNLKVRSSTADFKVGTNDEMKDLRKESEGLNIFNLEIKETTESLHGDIGTLKTTVLEGFSGVEEAKARNDLSTERNYRQLLYKRPLDPRSEEQLKEIRRLYQYVTFAVEDVNGVLDVEWEKHLEKKKKKKHMVVPGREGLFTTLANNLFIINQQKNRLDQLVNELTSLHLYNKMDTLTASRNSTAATSAGMESELDSLREALLKARLDATPSKAKSPSPVKISPVKQSQLRNFLSKGHMAPVRSTAPANLSRSAFLSPKYYEDLDDVSSTSSLSQSMEPPHLPHLEVEEEEELQPERLPMTAVPPAFPRHPTVVRTPSIQPGFGAIQSTPLSKMQAMPGMGFGLSPIPSPVPTNKINLSGADSTALATKTVKHGAPPIERTVPVTIPAQQAAATAALRRLMANQKTAVVGTSLTESTLKTVPQVVNVQELKDKGPPVSAPVVISSSTPDPASVTLQVPTSLATQPKRNPSQGVQKTSAESSSTPPAGFTFGQSAKADTSGAPASSAESSMSKTFSFTSTPSNFSFTSVTPGAGIPQVKDVSEFSFGGNGKMLFTPPVLATISATQPPNTTAEAHIPVVTTARIDPQPPKTTGGETLGSFSGLRVGQGEEAVDTATKPTSGNTAFTFGGTGIGKGAAQFSFGADQKSAGDSLGTDLTKGQGSLFKPPETTPKLTFCVTTSNTSASGLHTSFGSLLAAPTEPTNDPNPPGQALEPVSEPVKDPAPEPAVEGVAPLELAKPPLEETSAESASMVKAPVLAASVPVALTATEPPAPVSTAEATADATSTAPVATAAATTAPVAPILQVAPPAFQVSTSERPGSIFTQPVATESSSPAVTAVPVTGTPAFPVANITTVTTTVTPAPAAAAAAPAASTVFGQPAAAPPTSTAPSAQPTTGFGSSAFGASTESGFGKSVFGQSGGFGQPASNTGTSGGFSFGQSAFGASSSSATTGGGLFGASGSNASSFSFGTNANAQTSSSTGTGLFGQSTTSAFGQSYGFGQGALFGSNTTTSSSTGFTFGQQSAFGSSPSSGFGQQSNTGSVFGRPQQSTGGGLFGSSSTNAASPGGGLFSGLGGKPSEESANKNPFGPTASSGGFGQPAQTGANSLFGSTASKPIGIAQSSFGEQKPSGTFSSGGGSVASQGFGSFSSPTKQGGFGSAPVFGSPPAFGASPSFGANTSFGASPSFSNAMGSSAGKVFGEGTAASNMGGFGFASPPSAPSFAALANQSAPSFGSLAQQGPGFGGQPSGFSGFGQQPQPGGFSGNTFGSTNQSSSQTFAGWRS from the exons ATGAGCGACGACACCGACTCCCCTCCCGAGAGGGAGATGAAG gatTTTCAGTTTCGTCAAATGAAGAAAGCAAAAGTTTTCGAATCTTCTGGAGAAATGCCAAGAGAGAGGTCGAGTTTGCTCACCATCTCCAACAAATTTGGCTTAACGTTCGTGGGGATGGGCAGAACCTTTAAAGTTTACCGCACACAAGATATCCTCGCCGTTGATAAACATGAGGGCAACTCCAACACAATAG TTGATGGAATTGCAGCACTGGCAGAGGTGACTGTGGCGATGGCTTTGCACCACCTGGCACTGAGTTGTGATGAGCTTACATTGTCAGTGTGTGGCATCTCTACGGACGCCACTTTGTCCATCACCTTCTATGATGTCCGCACCTTTGTTAACAAG GCACGACCACAGAAGTTAGCATTTGCACTGTGGCAGCCGTCCGTGCCCCCGGCGACTTTAGTGCAGGACCTGAAGTGGAATCCCGCTCAGGCGTCCATGTTGGCCGCTTGTCTCTCTGACGGCAGTATGTCCATCCTGAACGTCACCAACAGTGTCAGCATGCAGGCCGAACTTCCCGCTTCCAGCTGCGTCACATGCA tttgctggagccccaaaggaaAACAAGTTGCCGTAGGGAAAATGAATGGCACTGTCAGCCAGTATACCCCA GCACTCGAGGAGAAAAAAGTGATTCCATGTCCGCACTTTTACACCTCTGATGACCCTGTCAAAG TTCTTGACCTGCTTTGGCTGAGGACGTTTTCCTTTGCTGTGGTCTATGCCGCCGCCGATGGCTCCCCAGAGACTCCGCCTGAGCTCGTATTGATCACCATCCCC aaGAAGGACGAAAAGGTGGAAACAAAGTACCTGAACTTTAGTGATACAGTGTACGGCTGCTGCACGGAGCGACAGCACCACTACTTCCTCAGCCACATCGAGGAATG GAACCTTGTTTTGGCCGCGTCGGCTGCTTCCATTGAAGTCAGTGTCATCGCCAGACAAGATGAGAAG ATTTGGGAGCTCTGGATGCTGGAGGATGCTAGCAGGGCGGAGTTGCCCGTTTCTGAGACCAGCGAGGACACGCTTCCCCTCGGCTTAGCCATTGACTACACCAGCCATCAGCAGATCCGCATCA GTGATGACAAGACATTGCCGCCGGCTCCCGCGATGCTCATGCTGTCCACCGAGGGACTGCTCTGTCCTTTTGCACTGCTTAACCACAATGTCGGGGTCAAGCAGTTGATTTCCCCCTGCATCGCCCTCACAGCGGAGGGAGAGAGACTCCCCAAGCCAG gaGCTTTGGCAGCGCAGCCCCCCAAAACCACTCCACCCCTCCCGTCTGCCCCGGCAGCCTTCTCAAATCTCGCTGCGACTTCGTCTGCTCCCTCCTTCAGTATTATTTCCACAGCCGCTGCCTCATCATCCTCAGGCTTCTCTTTCTCTGTGCCACCCACCAATAGCAACTCTACCCCTCCTGCTTTCTCACTTGGCTCAACCGCACCTTTCGGGGCCTCAGGCTTCTCTTTTGCCGCCAAGCCTCCCTCCGACATCCCCTCTGTCCCTTCTGCATTTTCTTTCAGCACTCCTTCAAATAAAGTAGTGACCCCGACACCACAGAGCGTTGCAACTCCCTCCTTACCTACAGTCAAACTGAATTTGAATGACAG ATTTTCAGTTGTAGAATCTGCAGCAGCATCTACACCGTCATTCTCCTTCACGACGTCCCCGCCCAAAAGTGCTGTCGCCAGTGGTGGCAGCAGCCATATTGCTCCTGCTCTGGCCACTGCTACCGCTGCTATCACTGCCAAGACAGCGGCAGTGTCAA CTCCTGTACGTCCAGTTCAAAACAGTGCACCAACTGCAGCAGTCCAAAAACCAGCACCAGCTCCGCAAGGCCGCTTCCAAACCCCCCAG GCAGCTGCTGGAATGAAGGCTGTGGAGAAGCAGCCTCAGCCAAAGAAAGAATCTGATCCTATTATGATGGGTATACTGGAAGAG ATTTCACACTTTCAGAAGGAACTGGACAATCTCAAAGtgcggagttcaacagctgacTTTAAAGTTGGAACTAACGATGAGATGAAAGATCTGAGGAAGGAGTCAGAAGGTCTTAACATTTTCAACCTAGAGATTAAGGAAACAACAGAG TCTTTGCATGGCGACATTGGAACCCTGAAGACGACTGTGCTGGAGGGCTTTTCTGGAGTTGAGGAAGCCAAGGCCCGGAATGACCTCAGCACAGAGCGCAATTACAGGCAACTGCTGTACAAAAGACCTTTGGACCCGCGTAGTGAGGAGCAGCTCAAG GAGATTCGCAGGCTTTACCAGTATGTTACGTTTGCCGTGGAGGATGTCAACGGTGTTCTGGATGTGGAATGGGAGaaacacttggagaaaaagaagaaaaagaa GCACATGGTGGTGCCCGGGCGTGAAGGCTTGTTCACTACACTGGCCAACAACCTCTTCATCATCAACCAGCAGAAAAACAGACTAGATCAGCTGGTCAATGAGCTGACCTCGTTGCACCTCTACAACAAGATGGACACACTCACTGCAAGTCGTAACTCTACTGCAGCAACGTCAGCAGG TATGGAAAGTGAGCTTGACAGCCTAAGGGAGGCACTGCTGAAGGCCAGACTGGACGCGACCCCTTCTAAGGCTAAAAGCCCATCTCCAG TCAAGATATCGCCAGTGAAACAGTCACAGCTGCGCAACTTCCTCTCCAAGGGGCACATGGCACCTGTTCGATCAACTGCACCAG CCAACCTGTCTCGCTCTGCCTTCCTGTCGCCTAAATACTACGAGGACCTGGATGACGTGAGCTCCACCTCATCCCTCTCGCAGTCCATGGAGCCTCCTCACCTGCCTCACTTGGaggtggaggaagaggaagaactgCAGCCAGAGCGCCTCCCGATGACTGCCGTCCCCCCAGCATTCCCTCGCCACCCCACTGTGGTGAGAaccccatccatccagccaggTTTCGGAGCCATCCAGTCCACACCTTTAAGCAAAATGCAGGCAATGCCAGGCATGGGCTTTGGACTGAGCCCTATTCCTAGCCCCG TTCCCACCAATAAGATCAACCTCAGTGGAGCTGACAGCACCGCTCTTGCCACAAAGACAGTCAAACATGGCGCCCCGCCGATCGAGAGGACTGTACCAGTCACCATCCCGGCCCAGCAAGCTGCCGCCACCGCCGCCCTGCGCAGACTGATGGCCAATCAGAAGACGG CTGTCGTCGGCACTTCCTTGACTGAGTCAACCTTGAAAACGGTCCCCCAGGTGGTCAACGTTCAGGAGCTGAAGGACAAAGGGCCTCCTGTGTCGGCTCCCGTTGTTATCAG CTCATCAACACCAGACCCAGCATCTGTGACTCTGCAGGTTCCCACTTCTCTTGCCACCCAGCCCAAACGG AATCCATCCCAAGGTGTGCAGAAAACATCTGCTGAAAGCTCAAGTACTCCACCAGCAGGCTTCACCTTTG GTCAGTCTGCCAAAGCTGACACCTCTGGCGCTCCTGCTAGCTCAGCTGAATCAAGTATGAGCAAAACTTTCTCTTTCACGTCTAC CCCCTCGAACTTTAGTTTCACTTCAGTCACACCAGGAGCTGGGATACCACAAG TGAAGGATGTGAGTGAGTTCTCCTTTGGTGGAAATGGCAAGATGTTATTCACTCCCCCTGTCCTTGCTACCATTTCGGCCACACAGCCTCCAAACACGACAGCAGAAGCACACATACCTGTCGTTACCACTGCCAGGATAGACCCCCAACCTCCTAAAACAACCGGAGGAGAAACTTTGGGTAGTTTCTCTGGGCTTCGTGtcggccaaggagaagaagctgTAGATACTGCCACTAAACCCACCTCTGGTAACACTGCTTTTACCTTTGGTGGTACTGGAATTGGCAAAGGAGCGGCGCAGTTTAGCTTTGGCGCAGATCAAAAGTCTGCGGGTGATTCCCTTGGAACTGACTTGACCAAGGGGCAAGGTAGTTTGTTCAAACCTCCCGAAACAACCCCCAAGCTGACCTTCTGTGTGACAACATCAAACACATCTGCTTCAGGATTGCACACGTCTTTCGGCAGTCTCCTTGCAGCCCCCACGGAACCAACAAATGACCCTAACCCACCTGGACAAGCTTTAGAACCCGTCTCAGAGCCTGTGAAAGATCCTGCTCCTGAACCTGCTGTCGAGGGTGTCGCACCTTTAGAGCTCGCAAAGCCTCCATTGGAGGAAACCAGCGCAGAAAGTGCATCCATGGTTAAAGCACCTGTTTTGGCCGCAAGTGTTCCTGTTGCACTCACAGCAACTGAGCCACCAGCTCCAGTCAGCACTGCAGAAGCCACCGCGGATGCCACATCTACTGCGCCAGTGGCCACCGCTGCTGCCACAACTGCTCCTGTAGCTCCCATCCTGCAAGTAGCACCACCAGCCTTCCAGGTGTCCACATCTGAGAGGCCCGGGTCCATCTTCACTCAGCCTGTGGCGACAGAAAGCAGCTCTCCTGCTGTCACAGCTGTCCCTGTGACCGGCACGCCTGCTTTTCCGGTTGCTAACATCACAACAGTCACAACCACAGTGACTCCTGCTCCCGCTGCCGCTGCAGCTGCTCCTGCTGCGAGCACTGTGTTTGGACAACCTGCTGCAGCCCCCCCAACCTCAACAGCCCCCTCAGCGCAACCTACCACAGGTTTTGGCTCATCTGCTTTCGGTGCATCAACTGAAAGCGGTTTCGGCAAGTCTGTTTTCGGCCAGTCAGGTGGCTTCGGCCAGCCTGCCAGTAACACTGGAACATCAGGTGGCTTCTCTTTTGGACAGTCTGCGTTTGGAGCGAGCTCGAGCAGCGCCACCACGGGGGGAGGTCTTTTCGGAGCATCCGGTAGCAATGCCAGTTCCTTTTCCTTTGGCACAAATGCAAACGCCCAGACATCCAGCAGCACCGGAACAGGGCTGTTTGGACAAAGCACAACCTCTGCATTTGGACAAAGCTACGGATTTGGACAAGGGGCGCTGTTTGGGAGTAACACCACCACATCCTCGTCTACAGGATTCACCTTTGGTCAGCAATCAG CTTTTGGATCCTCCCCTTCATCTGGATTTGGCCAACAGTCCAACACGGGGAGTGTATTTGGACGG CCTCAGCAGTCGACGGGCGGAGGTCTGTTTGGTTCGAGTTCCACAAATGCAGCATCACCAGGTGGCGGTCTTTTCAGCGGCCTGGGAGGCAAACCGAGTGAAGAATCTGCCAACAAGAATCCATTCGGTCCCACTGCTTCCTCTGGAGGGTTCGGGCAGCCTGCACAGACAG GTGCCAACAGTCTCTTTGGTAGTACTGCATCCAAACCCATTGGAATTGCGCAGTCCTCCTTTGGAGAGCAGAAACCAAGCGGGACCTTCAGCTCAGGCGGGGGGAGTGTTGCATCCCAGGGCTTTGGCTCATTCTCCTCTCCAACAAAACAAG GTGGTTTTGGCAGTGCACCAGTGTTTGGGAGCCCACCGGCTTTCGGTGCATCCCCATCATTTGGTGCCAACACATCATTTGGCGCCAGTCCCTCCTTTAGCAACGCCATGGGCTCCTCAGCCGGGAAAGTGTTTGGAGAGGGAACAGCGGCTTCCAACATGGGTGGATTTGG TTTTGCCTCGCCTCCTTCGGCTCCATCTTTTGCGGCTCTAGCCAACCAGAGCGCTCCATCATTTGGGAGCTTGGCCCAGCAAGGCCCTGGCTTTGGAGGTCAGCCTAGCGGCTTCTCTGGCTTTGGACAGCAGCCGCAACCAGGAG GGTTCTCTGGAAACACCTTTGGCTCCACAAACCA ATCAAGTTCCCAAACATTTGCCGGTTGGAGAAGCTAG